The proteins below come from a single Chryseobacterium bernardetii genomic window:
- a CDS encoding aspartate-semialdehyde dehydrogenase — protein sequence MKVAVVGSTGMVGQVMLKVLEERNFPVTELIPVASEKSVGKKVKYKQKEFTIVSMKDAIAAKPDIAIFSAGGSTSLEFAPLFAEAGVTVIDNSSAWRMDPDKKLVVPEINADVLTKDDKIIANPNCSTIQLVMVLGPLNKKYDLKRVIVSTYQSVTGTGKAAVDQLNGEISGDDSTAKVYPYQIFKNALPHCDVFADDDYTKEEIKLMKEPKKILGDDTFNLTATAVRVPVQGGHSESVNIEFENEFDLDEVRKILSETPGVVVMDDVKNNQYPMPLYSEGKDEVFVGRIRRDLSQPKTLNLWIVADNLRKGAATNAVQIAEYLVANNLV from the coding sequence ATGAAAGTAGCTGTAGTAGGTTCAACAGGAATGGTTGGACAAGTTATGCTTAAAGTTTTGGAGGAGAGAAACTTCCCTGTAACAGAATTAATTCCGGTAGCATCCGAAAAATCTGTAGGTAAAAAGGTGAAGTATAAACAGAAGGAATTTACGATTGTGAGCATGAAGGACGCTATAGCTGCCAAACCGGATATTGCCATCTTTTCTGCCGGAGGTTCTACTTCTCTTGAATTCGCTCCTTTATTTGCGGAAGCTGGAGTAACAGTTATTGATAACTCTTCAGCCTGGAGAATGGACCCTGATAAAAAATTAGTTGTTCCTGAAATTAATGCAGATGTATTAACTAAAGACGATAAGATCATTGCAAATCCGAACTGTTCTACCATTCAGTTGGTTATGGTCCTGGGACCTTTGAACAAAAAATATGATTTAAAAAGAGTAATTGTTTCTACTTATCAGTCTGTAACGGGAACAGGTAAGGCTGCGGTTGACCAATTGAACGGAGAAATCAGCGGGGATGATTCTACTGCGAAAGTATATCCATATCAGATCTTCAAGAATGCATTACCGCATTGTGATGTATTTGCAGATGATGACTATACTAAAGAAGAAATTAAATTGATGAAAGAACCTAAGAAAATTCTTGGTGACGATACATTCAATTTAACAGCTACTGCAGTAAGGGTACCGGTGCAGGGAGGTCACTCAGAAAGTGTAAACATCGAGTTTGAAAATGAATTTGATCTGGACGAAGTAAGAAAGATTCTATCCGAAACTCCGGGAGTAGTTGTAATGGATGATGTGAAAAACAACCAATACCCGATGCCACTTTACTCGGAAGGAAAAGACGAAGTCTTTGTAGGAAGAATCAGACGAGACCTGTCTCAGCCGAAGACGCTCAACCTTTGGATCGTAGCAGATAATCTGAGGAAAGGGGCCGCAACAAACGCTGTACAAATTGCAGAATACCTTGTAGCAAACAACTTAGTATAA